One part of the Humulus lupulus chromosome 9, drHumLupu1.1, whole genome shotgun sequence genome encodes these proteins:
- the LOC133800093 gene encoding uncharacterized protein LOC133800093, whose product MEMYYQHCYDPQMNRYDSYSSNYNSQWEEYSHTFYGGNQYVEPNYYSQSEYNEFTPQYSDPSIGYLINALNASTLQLQQMSEEAYVPFPQQPPTRMSQDQKPSISDMLKTLLASIMQTQVILQSTEVSLKNLESTMGQIVTSLNNLEVESIGELPTKLERSPIENYGTLTLQSGPQLDMPPHPEITFDPILTQEVNNSTLEASSPPEIENFTPVGPSSQNMLHKPTFRFYVPIPPFPENKVILKVNIFLHTTIKQVPPYAKLPKELSTNKRKLKGDKKISVGENVSVILQRKLLPKCQDLGMFINTYTISKSRFDHWLLKETSVIIRLANCTNAYLLTVQFGRPFLLITSTKMDVKAWVLTIEFDGEVIQFDKFNSIDKYKRKKVLLNDPP is encoded by the exons ATGGAAATGTACTATCAACACTGTTATGATCCTCAAATGAATAGATATGACTCCTATTCTAGCAATTACAATTCACAATGGGAGGAGTATTCTCATACTTTCTATGGTGGAAATCAATATGTTGAGCCAAATTACTACTCTCAATCAGAATATAATGAGTTCACTCCACAATATTCAGATCCATCAATTGGATATCTCATCAATGCATTGAATGCCAGCACTCTCCAACTTCAACAGATGTCGGAGGAGGCTTATGTGCCTTTTCCTCAACAACCTCCTACAAGAATGTCACAAGATCAGAAGCCATCAATTTCAGATATGCTAAAAACATTGCTGGCTTCAATTATGCAGACCCAAGTTATTCTTCAGAGTACAGAAGTGTCCCTCAAGAATTTGGAGAGTACTATGGGACAAATTGTTACATCATTGAATAATCTTGAGGTTGAGAGTATTGGAGAATTACCCACAAAATTAGAGCGTAGTCCAATAGAGAATTATGGTACCCTAACTCTTCAAAGTGGTCCACAACTTGACATGCCACCTCATCCAGAGATAACATTTGATCCAATTCTAACTCAAGAAGTCAACAATTCAACCCTAGAAGCATCTTCTCCACCGGAGATCGAAAATTTCACGCCAGTTGGTCCATCATCACAGAACATGTTACACAAACCAACTTTCAGATTCTATGTTCCTATTCCTCCTTTTCCGGAAAATAAGGTGATCCTTAAAGTCAATATTTTTCTCCATACAACCATTAAGCAAGTACCACCATATGCTAAGCTTCCTAAAGAGTTGTCCACAAATAAAAGGAAGTTGAAAGgtgataaaaagataagtgtagGGGAGAATGTTTCTGTTATTCTCCAAAGGAAGTTGCTACCCAAGTGTCAAGACCTTGGGATGTTTATAAATACATACACTATCAGTAAAAGCAGGTTTGATCATT GGTTATTAAAAGAAACTAGTGTTATTATTCGATTGGCTAATTGCACTAATGCGtatctgttgacg GTTCAATTTGGTAGACCATTCCTATTGATTACAAGTACAAAGATGGATGTCAAAGCATGGGTACTTACAATAgaatttgatggtgaagttataCAGTTTGATAAGTTTAATTCTATTGATAAGTACAAGAGGAAGAAGGTTCTGTTAAATGACCCACCATAA